In Thalassotalea sp. Sam97, a single window of DNA contains:
- a CDS encoding FAD-dependent oxidoreductase, whose translation MTTFSHLSKPGKIGSLELKNRMLMAPMGSNFAETDGTCGERIQAFYEERAKGGAAMLTMGVVSVAYPHGTAEPYQVGISEDKFIPGLKQLTDRVHQHGTKIAIQLQHAGKTAVRDLAEGRDLWVPSMPAPHKTDMMNDLTKSELSRFIRTAGTSAPKIRVMDKDDIQQMVQWFANAAERAVKAGFDAIELHAAHTYIIAGFLSGFTNKRDDEYGGPIENRARLLLEVIAAVREKVGNDFPLWLRLDAQELHMPGGITIDDCRTVAKMAEQAGVNAVSVSAYANPTKGEAFTEAPLVHKPGQFIDWAKAVKSDVNIPVITVGRLEPDAADKAINDGVCDFVAFARKLLADPELPNKVLEGRPQDIRPCIYCYACVSQIFVNERVKCAVNPFTGQEAELALTAAEQSKHVVVVGGGPAGMEAARVAALRGHRVTLCEKSSYLGGTLFFATLAYGENGALLDYLVNAVKNNDNIDIRLNTQVDSALLEELNADEVIMAIGANRNAPDIDGADQNHVWSGDELRLLMTGEGEEIAQRKLSFKQRMMMKSGSLIGITKSTDALQSLSKLWMPLNKDVVIIGAGLVGLELAEFLVERGRNVTVLAEDEIGAEISIVRRWRVLANLKQHSVNIIKSASVSQISKDNVIYQTADGETKTVAASSVIIATGAQDNQQAAQTLAGDIKVHNIGDSASVDYIEGALKSATRLAVTL comes from the coding sequence ATGACAACATTCTCTCACCTTTCAAAGCCAGGCAAAATTGGCTCACTTGAACTAAAAAACCGCATGTTAATGGCACCAATGGGCTCAAACTTTGCGGAAACCGATGGTACCTGTGGCGAGCGTATTCAAGCCTTTTATGAAGAGCGCGCTAAAGGCGGTGCGGCAATGCTCACCATGGGTGTGGTATCAGTCGCTTATCCACATGGTACTGCCGAGCCTTATCAGGTTGGTATTTCCGAAGATAAGTTTATCCCTGGCCTTAAACAGCTGACTGACCGTGTACATCAACACGGCACCAAAATTGCCATCCAGTTACAACACGCGGGTAAAACAGCGGTTCGCGACCTAGCTGAAGGGCGAGATTTATGGGTACCCTCTATGCCAGCGCCACACAAGACTGATATGATGAACGACTTAACCAAGTCAGAATTATCTCGTTTCATTCGTACTGCCGGTACTTCTGCTCCTAAAATCCGTGTGATGGATAAAGACGATATCCAGCAAATGGTGCAATGGTTCGCCAATGCCGCGGAACGCGCTGTAAAAGCAGGCTTTGATGCCATTGAACTGCATGCTGCCCATACCTATATTATTGCTGGTTTCTTATCCGGGTTTACCAACAAACGCGATGACGAATACGGCGGTCCGATTGAAAACCGTGCCCGCTTATTACTTGAAGTGATAGCGGCGGTTCGTGAAAAAGTCGGTAACGACTTCCCGCTTTGGCTGCGCCTTGATGCACAAGAGCTGCATATGCCAGGCGGTATCACCATAGACGATTGTCGCACGGTGGCGAAAATGGCTGAACAAGCGGGTGTGAATGCGGTGAGTGTGTCAGCTTACGCTAACCCAACTAAAGGTGAAGCGTTTACCGAAGCACCATTAGTACACAAACCTGGACAATTTATCGATTGGGCGAAAGCGGTAAAATCGGATGTCAATATACCGGTTATTACTGTCGGTCGATTAGAGCCGGATGCCGCCGATAAAGCGATCAATGATGGTGTGTGCGATTTTGTTGCCTTTGCCCGCAAATTATTAGCCGATCCCGAACTTCCGAACAAAGTACTAGAGGGTCGTCCACAAGACATTCGCCCATGTATATACTGTTACGCCTGTGTAAGCCAAATTTTTGTTAACGAGCGCGTTAAGTGTGCTGTTAACCCATTTACTGGCCAAGAAGCAGAGCTTGCACTGACAGCAGCAGAGCAAAGCAAACACGTTGTTGTCGTCGGTGGTGGCCCTGCGGGTATGGAAGCGGCGCGTGTTGCGGCATTACGCGGTCATCGCGTCACCTTATGTGAAAAAAGCAGCTACCTTGGCGGTACGCTATTTTTTGCAACCCTTGCTTACGGTGAGAACGGCGCCCTACTCGACTACCTGGTTAACGCCGTAAAAAATAATGACAACATTGATATTCGCCTTAACACCCAAGTTGATAGCGCTTTGCTAGAAGAGCTAAATGCCGACGAAGTCATTATGGCTATTGGTGCCAATCGCAACGCGCCAGACATTGACGGCGCCGATCAAAACCACGTTTGGTCAGGTGATGAATTGCGCTTACTTATGACCGGTGAAGGCGAAGAAATCGCGCAGCGCAAATTAAGCTTTAAACAACGCATGATGATGAAGTCTGGCTCGTTAATTGGTATCACCAAAAGTACCGATGCACTGCAAAGCTTGTCTAAGCTTTGGATGCCACTCAACAAAGATGTGGTGATCATTGGCGCTGGTCTTGTTGGCCTTGAATTGGCGGAGTTTTTAGTTGAACGCGGTCGTAACGTCACCGTTCTTGCCGAAGATGAGATTGGCGCTGAGATTTCCATCGTCCGTCGTTGGCGGGTACTTGCGAACTTAAAACAGCACAGCGTTAACATCATCAAATCGGCAAGCGTATCACAGATTAGCAAAGACAACGTTATCTACCAAACAGCAGATGGTGAAACTAAAACCGTTGCGGCATCGTCGGTCATTATTGCTACCGGTGCACAAGACAACCAACAGGCGGCACAAACCCTAGCTGGTGATATCAAGGTGCACAATATTGGCGACTCAGCCTCTGTTGATTACATCGAAGGCGCATTAAAATCGGCAACACGATTGGCTGTCACGTTATAA